In a genomic window of Henningerozyma blattae CBS 6284 chromosome 9, complete genome:
- the RPC11 gene encoding DNA-directed RNA polymerase III core subunit RPC11 (similar to Saccharomyces cerevisiae RPC11 (YDR045C); ancestral locus Anc_3.283), with amino-acid sequence MISFCPLCNNMLLIATSQTENVYTLTCKSCPYEFPIQGIEIFDRKKLPRKEVDDVLGGGWDNVDQTKVQCPNYDNCGGESAYFFQLQIRSADEPMTTFYKCVNCGNRWKEN; translated from the coding sequence ATGATATCGTTTTGTCCATTATGTAATAACATGTTATTGATTGCTACATCACAGACGGAGAATGTTTATACATTAACATGCAAATCATGTCCCTACGAGTTCCCCATCCAAGGAATTGAGATCTTTGATCGCAAGAAGCTGCCAAGAAAAGAGGTTGATGATGTGTTAGGTGGAGGATGGGATAATGTTGATCAAACAAAAGTGCAATGTCCGAACTATGATAATTGTGGGGGTGAGAGTGCatatttctttcaattaCAAATCAGATCTGCTGATGAACCGATGACTACATTTTACAAGTGTGTGAATTGTGGTAATAGATGGAAAGAAAATTGA
- the TBLA0I01970 gene encoding C2H2-type zinc finger protein (similar to Saccharomyces cerevisiae NRG2 (YBR066C) and NRG1 (YDR043C); ancestral locus Anc_3.281): protein MMLNYQNQLRLQNNFNNMISNNNNLSNLSSTMSDNMPINSSSNNNSERKYITLLPSLIRTNDVESNLKIKLTKHAFNNELEPDLANDPEGTASQNYITPSNIQSPTLNNYTHNSLPSLTTSSSINNMISFNNTPINSSTSSIHSILSGQNNLLPNQSNSLVYTNSTSSSVSSSPKYIPTTTTTTVGVEASTPIPPHTSSSSSPANATPTSTTPSTTTSKLPKKKKHICKICSKTLTTSGHLARHYRIHTGEKNHRCPLEGCNQRFSRHDNCIQHYKTHLKKKNLNLTN, encoded by the coding sequence ATGATGTTGAATTACCAAAACCAGCTAAGACTACAAAACAATTTCAACAACATGATCTCAAACAACAATAATCTATCAAACTTGTCCTCCACTATGTCCGATAATATGCCAATCAACTCTTCCTCGAATAACAATAGCGAGAGAAAATATATCACACTTTTACCTTCTTTGATCCGTACTAATGATGTCGAATCcaatttgaaaatcaaGTTAACAAAACATGCCTTTAATAACGAATTAGAACCTGATCTTGCCAACGATCCAGAGGGAACCGCCTCTCAAAATTACATCACTCCTTCAAATATCCAATCCCCAACTTTAAATAACTACACACATAATTCTCTACCAAGTCTCACCACTTCTTCGAGtatcaataatatgatTTCATTCAATAACACTCCAATCAATAGCAGCACATCGAGTATCCATTCCATTCTATCCGGTCAAAATAATCTTCTGCCGAATCAATCAAACTCCCTTGTCTATACAAACTCTACTTCTTCATCTGTCTCTTCTTCTCCCAAATATATCCCAACAACCACTACAACCACCGTGGGTGTCGAAGCTTCAACACCAATCCCACCTCATACATCGTCTTCTTCTTCTCCTGCAAATGCAACCCCTACAAGCACAACTCCTTCCACCACAACTTCCAAATTAcctaaaaagaaaaaacatATTTGCAAGATTTGTTCAAAGACTTTAACCACTTCTGGTCATTTAGCAAGACATTATAGAATTCATACAGGTGAAAAAAATCACCGTTGTCCTTTAGAAGGTTGTAATCAAAGATTTAGTAGACATGATAATTGTATACAACATTACAAGActcatttgaaaaagaaaaatttgaatttaacaaattaa
- the TBLA0I01960 gene encoding uncharacterized protein (similar to Saccharomyces cerevisiae YBR062C; ancestral locus Anc_3.279), which yields MASYQDEHNISNITTSLPSTSSSNDSPDESQRTELRSQLQSLFQSFYHHGSNGESLSSQNNLILLQLLSQLMPESMQQEFFNDTTDHTQKKCSSSFIDSLERINKKSIKNKDEICSICRCKFFDDDYPLIIELPNCKHYFDLECITLWLQKNSSCPICRNDVLEKKFKIDDSQVELEEDWGMYG from the exons ATGGCTTCATATCAAG ATGAACATAATATTTCCAATATAACTACTTCACTTCCCTCCACCTCATCTTCAAACGACTCCCCTGATGAATCTCAAAGAACAGAATTACGTTCACAATTACAATCGTTATTCCAATCCTTTTATCACCATGGTTCTAATGGTGAATCATTATCTtctcaaaataatttaattttattacaattattatcacAATTAATGCCCGAATCTATGCAacaagaatttttcaatgataCTACTGATCACactcaaaaaaaatgttcaagttcatttattgattctttagaaagaattaataaaaaatccattaaaaataaagatgaaatttgTTCCATTTGTAgatgtaaattttttgatgaCGATTATCctttaattattgaattaccAAATTGTAAACATTATTTCGATTTAGAATGTATAACTCTTTggttacaaaaaaattcatcttGTCCAATTTGTAGAAATGATGTTTTAgagaaaaaattcaaaatcgACGATTCACAAGTCgaattagaagaagattGGGGCATGTATGGTTAA
- the TRM7 gene encoding tRNA methyltransferase TRM7 (similar to Saccharomyces cerevisiae TRM7 (YBR061C); ancestral locus Anc_3.277), producing the protein MGKSSKDKRDVYYRKAKELGYRARSAFKLLQLNEQFHFLDDPNLKRVVDLCAAPGSWSQVLSKTMFKGIKESEVTEDDERKIVAVDLQPMSPIDHVTRLQADITHPRTLNKILELFNNSKADFVCSDGAPDVTGLHDLDEYVQQQLIMSALQLTTCILKEGGIFVAKIFRGRDINLLYTQLGYLFEQVICAKPRSSRGTSLEAFIVCIGYIPPKGWQPKLDENISVQEFFQGLKTDSKNQPRVIERYYEEERNIAEFMSCGGLQSFDSDATYHYDVVAALSDVSLDPVQSPTSPAYKKDS; encoded by the coding sequence atgGGTAAGAGTAGTAAAGATAAAAGAGACGTTTATTACCGTAAGGCAAAAGAGTTAGGCTACAGAGCCAGATCTgctttcaaattattacaattaaacGAACAATTCCACTTTCTCGATGACCCTAATTTGAAACGTGTAGTAGATCTATGTGCTGCTCCCGGTTCATGGTCCCAAGTTTTATCCAAAACCATGTTTAAAGGTATTAAAGAAAGTGAAGTCACTGAGGACGATGAACGTAAGATCGTTGCTGTTGATTTACAACCAATGTCCCCCATCGACCATGTCACTCGTCTTCAGGCCGATATTACCCATCCAAGAAcattgaataaaattttagaattgtttaataattccaaaGCAGATTTCGTTTGTAGTGATGGTGCACCAGATGTCACCGGGTTACATGATTTAGATGAATACgttcaacaacaattaatCATGAGTGCATTACAATTGACCACATGCATATTGAAAGAAGGCGGTATCTTTGTAGCTAAAATCTTCAGAGGTCGTGATATCAACCTTTTGTATACTCAACTAGGATACTTGTTTGAACAAGTCATCTGTGCCAAACCAAGATCCTCTAGAGGTACTTCGTTAGAAGCTTTTATCGTTTGCATCGGATATATACCTCCAAAGGGATGGCAACCTAAATTAGACGAGAATATCTCAGTACAAGAATTCTTCCAAGGTTTGAAAACAGATTCCAAGAACCAACCTCGTGTCATCGAACGATATTAcgaagaagaaagaaatataGCAGAATTCATGTCATGTGGTGGCTTGCAAAGTTTCGACTCAGATGCCACCTACCATTATGACGTAGTGGCTGCCTTGAGTGACGTCTCATTGGACCCTGTCCAAAGTCCGACCAGCCCAGCCTACAAAAAAGACTCTTGA
- the RSM10 gene encoding mitochondrial 37S ribosomal protein uS10m (similar to Saccharomyces cerevisiae RSM10 (YDR041W); ancestral locus Anc_3.278): MSTKKEINEIGKQFLNVKWDKPLPINVESLYFAPLKIEPKHHNLIANLQLRAYDYENLDFYCDFILRCGFYLGIPLTGPKPLPIKRERWTVIKSPFANAKKKENFERKTYKRLIRVWDTNLDLLQFFIAYISKYGITGVGLKCNIFESMSLEECNNEIQNKPSTSQINSNQVDLLNDLFTTTPESIKIQNNDERISLRVKEILENPEFKKYLK, from the coding sequence ATGTCCACCAAGAAggaaattaatgaaattggtaaacaatttttaaatgttaAATGGGATAAACCTTTACCTATTAATGTTgaatcattatattttgcaccattaaaaattgaaccTAAACatcataatttaattgCCAATTTACAACTTAGAGCTTATGATTATGAAAACCTGGATTTTTATTGTGATTTTATTCTTAGATGTGGGTTTTATTTAGGTATACCATTAACTGGTCCTAAGCCATTACCAATTAAACGTGAAAGATGGACTGTTATAAAATCACCATTTGCAAATGCCAAGAAAAAGGAGAATTTCGAAAGAAAAACATATAAAAGATTAATTAGAGTTTGGGATACAAATTTGGAtcttttacaatttttcattgcttatatttctaaatatgGGATCACTGGTGTTGGATTaaaatgtaatatttttgaatcaaTGAGTTTAGAAGAAtgtaataatgaaattcaaaataaaccTTCCACATCACAAATCAATTCTAATCAAGTTGATTTATTGAATGATTTATTCACTACGACCCCAGAATCGATCaagattcaaaataatgatgaacGTATTTCTTTGAGAgtgaaagaaattttagaaaatccagaatttaagaaatatttaaaataa
- the TBLA0I02000 gene encoding amino acid permease (similar to Saccharomyces cerevisiae BAP2 (YBR068C) and BAP3 (YDR046C); ancestral locus Anc_3.284), producing MKNNTNNSNIGSSNGNTNSTTTAASSEEKNTQIFVTDSQVPVSTSSLDNFSMINDDKLSLSNNQAIDKDNYTIQSDLVLDDDSSNASSSVAKPHKRKFNIEIKNKRIKNWIDSFKPPEECMESELELNSIDENGHREKPRAQLKKTMKSRHVVMMSLGTGIGTGLLVSNASCLSLSGPAPLVIGYGLVSIITYLLIQAAGEMGVAYPTLPGNFNTYISTFLSRPIGFATIWLSSIQWLTVVPLELIAASMTIKYWTTSISPDVFVVIFYVFLNFIHFFGTAAYGETEFIFNLCKILMIIGFIILSIVINCGGAGHDGYIGGKYWHTPGAFVGKNSASRFKDVCYILVTAFFSYGGTELFVLTINEQPNPRKSTPTAAKTTIYRILIVYLLTMILLGFNVPYDNKNLFSATSSNGDSISISPYVLAASIHGVKVVPHFINAVVLIALISVANSATYAAPRMMASLAQQGMAPKFLAYIDREGRPIYGLLICSLLGVIGFAAASDKEQEVFVWLAAIAGLATLFLWECFFLSHIRFRWAMKVQGKDINEVGYKAACGIWGSIIGACFNVLVLIANFWVSLTPPGQGSNVSAKNFFEQMLALPIWIFFAVGYMVIKKDWVIWNPIESIDLDYCRKIYDPEQLKREDEENRERIRNAGFWARCRAFWC from the coding sequence ATGAAAaacaatactaataatagcaatattGGTAGTAGCAATGGTAATACCAACTCTACTACCACTGCTGCTTCTAGCGAAGAGAAAAACACACAAATATTTGTAACAGATTCCCAGGTCCCAGTATCCACATCATCCTTGGATAACTTTTCCATGATcaatgatgataaattatcattatcaaataatcaaGCCATAGATAAGGACAATTATACAATCCAATCTGATCTTGTCCTTGACGATGATTCGTCGAATGCATCATCTTCTGTGGCTAAACCACACAAGAGGAAGTTTAACATAGAGATTAagaataaaagaataaaaaattggatCGATTCATTTAAACCACCTGAAGAATGTATGGAATctgaattagaattgaattctattgatgaaaatggtCATAGAGAAAAACCAAGAGctcaattgaagaaaacCATGAAATCAAGACATGTTGTTATGATGTCTTTGGGTACTGGTATTGGTACTGGTCTTTTAGTCTCTAATGCATCATGTCTTTCATTAAGTGGTCCTGCTCCTTTGGTTATTGGTTATGGTCTTGTCTCAATCATTACATATTTATTGATTCAAGCAGCTGGTGAAATGGGTGTTGCGTATCCAACTTTACCTGGTAATTTCAACACTTATATATCTACTTTCCTTTCTAGACCTATTGGGTTTGCCACTATTTGGTTATCATCTATTCAATGGTTAACTGTGGTTCCCTTGGAACTGATTGCTGCTTCGATGACTATTAAATATTGGACCACTTCTATTAGTCCCGATGTATTTGTTGTTATCTTTTAtgttttcttaaatttcATTCATTTCTTTGGGACCGCTGCATATGGTGAAACtgaatttatctttaatcTTTGTAAGATTTTAATGATTATTGGGTTTATCATTTTATCTATTGTTATCAATTGTGGTGGTGCAGGTCATGATGGTTATATTGGTGGTAAATATTGGCATACTCCAGGTGCATTTGTTGGTAAGAATTCTGCTTCTAGATTTAAAGATgtttgttatattttagTAACAGCCTTTTTCTCGTATGGTGGTACTGAATTATTCGTATTGACTATTAATGAACAACCAAACCCAAGAAAATCGACACCTACTGCAGCAAAGACCACTATTTATCGTATTTTAATCGTTTACTTATTGACAATGATCTTGTTAGGGTTTAACGTTCCATATGATAAtaagaatttatttagtGCGACTTCAAGTAATGGTGATTCCATTTCTATTTCACCATATGTTCTTGCTGCTTCCATCCATGGTGTTAAAGTGGTTCCACATTTCATTAACGCAGTTGTTTTAATTGCATTAATTTCTGTTGCTAATTCTGCCACATATGCAGCACCAAGAATGATGGCATCATTAGCTCAACAAGGGATGGCTCCAAAATTTTTGGCTTATATTGATAGAGAAGGTAGACCTATTTATGGTTTATTAATATGTTCATTATTGGGTGTTATTGGGTTTGCTGCGGCATCAGATAAGGAACAAGAAGTGTTTGTCTGGTTAGCTGCTATTGCCGGGTTAGCCACACTTTTCTTATGGGAatgtttctttttatctCATATTAGATTCAGATGGGCCATGAAAGTTCAAGGTAAAGATATCAATGAAGTTGGTTACAAGGCTGCGTGTGGTATTTGGGGGTCAATTATTGGTGCCTGTTTCAACGTGTTGGTGTTGATAGCCAATTTCTGGGTTTCATTAACTCCACCAGGTCAAGGTAGTAATGTTTCTGCCAAGAATTTTTTCGAACAAATGTTGGCATTACCAATTTGGATTTTCTTTGCTGTTGGGTATATGGTAATTAAGAAGGATTGGGTTATTTGGAATCCAATTGAAAGTATAGATTTAGATTATTGTAGAAAGATATATGATCCTgaacaattgaaaagagAAGATGAAGAGAATAGagaaagaattagaaatgCAGGGTTCTGGGCCAGATGCCGCGCTTTCTGGTGTTGA